A window of Komagataella phaffii GS115 chromosome 1, complete sequence contains these coding sequences:
- a CDS encoding Aconitase, required for the tricarboxylic acid (TCA) cycle and also independently required for mitoc translates to MLSARRVLAKINSRGLATVSGLTKDSLVEMNLLEKGNYINYKQQLDNVNIVKERLGRPLTYAEKLLYGHLDKPHEQDIERGVSYLKLRPDRIACQDATAQMAILQFMSAGMPSVATPTTVHCDHLIQAQKGGAADLERAIRLNKEVYDFLATACAKYNIGFWKPGSGIIHQIVLENYAFPGELLIGTDSHTPNAGGLGQLAIGVGGADAVDVMAGLPWELKAPKIIGVKLTGRMNGWTSPKDIILKLAGITTVKGGTGAIVEYFGDGVDTFSCTGMATICNMGAEIGATTSVFPFNNSMVDFLDATGRSEIGEFAKVFQKEYLSADPGCEYDQVIEIDLNTLEPHINGPFTPDLATPVSKMKEVAVANDWPLEVKVGLIGSCTNSSYEDMTRAASIIEDAASHGVKAKSLYTVTPGSEQIRATIARDGQLKTFTDFGGSVLANACGPCIGQWDRQDIKKGDKNTIVSSFNRNFTSRNDGNPATHAFVASPEMVTAYAIAGDLRFNPLTDKLKDKDGNEFLLKDPVGVGLPVRGYDPGENTYQAPPEDRASVEVVISPSSDRLQRLTPFQPWDGKDAERLPILIKSVGKTTTDHISMAGPWLKYRGHLQNISNNYMIGAINAENGEANNVKNHYTGVYSGVPDTAAAYRDNGVKWVVIGGENFGEGSSREHAALEPRYLGGFAIITKSFARIHETNLKKQGLLPLNFTDPAAYDRIQPDDEVDILGLTELAPGKNVTLRVHPADGSPTWETPLSHTYNAEQIEWFKYGSALNNMAAVKASK, encoded by the coding sequence ATGTTATCCGCCAGAAGAGTACTTGCTAAGATAAACAGCCGTGGATTGGCCACGGTGTCAGGGCTCACCAAGGATTCTCTCGTTGAGATGAACCTGTTGGAAAAGGGCAACTACATTAATTACAAGCAACAACTTGACAACGTCAATATTGTCAAGGAAAGACTGGGAAGACCTTTGACCTACGCTGAAAAGCTGTTGTACGGTCACTTGGACAAGCCTCATGAACAAGACATTGAGAGAGGTGTCTCTTACTTGAAATTGAGACCAGACAGAATCGCTTGTCAGGATGCTACCGCTCAGATGGCCATTTTGCAATTCATGTCCGCTGGTATGCCTTCTGTCGCTACTCCAACTACTGTGCACTGTGATCACTTGATTCAGGCTCAAAAGGGTGGTGCTGCCGATTTGGAGCGTGCCATCAGACTGAACAAGGAAGTCTACGATTTCTTGGCAACCGCTTGTGCCAAATACAACATTGGTTTCTGGAAGCCAGGTTCAGGTATTATTCATCAAATTGTTCTGGAAAACTATGCTTTCCCAGGTGAATTGCTGATCGGTACCGATTCCCACACTCCTAACGCTGGTGGTTTGGGTCAATTGGCCATCGGTGTTGGTGGTGCTGATGCCGTCGATGTTATGGCTGGTTTGCCATGGGAATTGAAGGCCCCAAAGATTATCGGTGTTAAGCTGACCGGTAGAATGAATGGATGGACTTCTCCAAAGGATATCATTCTGAAGTTGGCTGGTATCACTACCGTCAAGGGTGGTACTGGTGCTATCGTCGAGTACTTCGGTGATGGTGTTGACACCTTCTCTTGTACTGGTATGGCTACCATCTGTAATATGGGTGCTGAAATTGGTGCCACTACTTCTGTGTTCCCATTCAACAACTCCATGGTTGACTTCTTGGACGCTACTGGAAGATCTGAGATTGGTGAGTTTGCCAAGGTCTTCCAAAAGGAGTACTTGTCTGCCGACCCTGGTTGTGAGTACGACCAGGTTATCGAGATAGACCTGAACACCTTAGAGCCACACATTAACGGTCCTTTCACCCCAGATTTGGCCACTCCTGTCTCCAAGATGAAGGAGGTTGCCGTTGCCAATGACTGGCCTCTCGAGGTCAAGGTTGGTTTGATCGGTTCTTGTACTAACTCCTCTTATGAGGACATGACCAGAGCCGCTTCTATCATTGAAGATGCTGCCTCCCATGGTGTCAAGGCTAAGTCTTTGTACACTGTCACTCCAGGTTCCGAACAAATTCGTGCTACCATTGCCAGGGATGGTCAACTGAAGACTTTCACTGACTTCGGTGGATCCGTTTTGGCTAACGCTTGTGGTCCATGTATTGGACAATGGGATCGTCAAGATATCAAGAAGGGTGACAAGAACACTATTgtctcttctttcaacagaaacttcACTTCTAGAAATGACGGTAACCCAGCTACTCACGCTTTTGTTGCTTCCCCAGAGATGGTCACCGCTTATGCTATTGCAGGTGATTTGAGATTCAACCCATTGACTGACAAGCTTAAGGACAAGGACGGAAACGAATTCTTGCTTAAGGACCCTGTGGGAGTCGGTCTTCCTGTCCGTGGTTACGACCCTGGTGAAAACACTTACCAGGCTCCTCCTGAAGACAGAGCCTCCGTTGAAGTTGTCATTTCTCCAAGCTCAGACCGTCTGCAAAGACTGACTCCATTCCAGCCATGGGATGGAAAGGACGCTGAGAGATTGCCAATTCTGATTAAGTCCGTTGGTAAGACCACCACCGATCATATTTCTATGGCTGGTCCTTGGTTGAAGTACCGTGGTCACTTGCAGAACATTTCCAACAATTACATGATTGGTGCCATAAACGCTGAAAACGGTGAAGCCAACAACGTTAAGAACCACTACACCGGTGTCTACTCCGGTGTCCCAGACACTGCCGCCGCGTACCGTGACAATGGTGTTAAGTGGGTCGTCATTGGTGGTGAGAACTTCGGTGAAGGTTCCTCCAGAGAACACGCAGCCTTGGAGCCAAGATACTTGGGTGGTTTCGCTATTATCACCAAGTCCTTCGCTCGTATTCACGAGaccaacttgaagaaacaagGTCTGTTGCCATTGAACTTCACTGATCCTGCAGCTTACGACAGAATTCAACCCGATGATGAGGTTGACATTTTGGGATTGACCG